A stretch of DNA from Microlunatus sp. Gsoil 973:
GGCGGCCGGATCCGTACCGGTGCCGAGGTCACCGGGATCGCCCGGACCGGCGACGGCGTACGGCTGACGACGGGCGGGGAGACGGAGGCGTACGACCTGGTGGTCGGGTGCGCCGGGCTGCAGTCGGACCGGCTGGCGCGGCAGGCCGGCGATCAGACCGATCCCAGGATCGTTCCGTTCTTCGGCGACTACTACCTGCTCAGACCCGAACGCCGATCCTTGGTCAGGGGACTGGTCTACCCGGTACCGGATCCGCGCTATCCGTTTCTGGGCATCCATCTCACCAAGCGGCACGACGGCGAGGTCATGGTCGGCCCGAACGCCTTCCTGGCGGCCTCCCGCGAGTCATACCGGCGGACCGCCATTTCGCCGCGCGATCTGGTGTCGGCGGCCACCTATCCGGGCTTGTGGCGGTTCGCCGCAGGCAACGCGCGGACAGCCATCAAGGAGGCCCGCCGGGCATTCACCCGATCGGCCTTCATCGCCGAGGCACAGACCTATGTTCCGGCGCTGACCGCAGCGGACGTGATCAGGGGACTGCGCGGCATCCGCGCGCAGGCGATGGACCGCACCGGAAGCCTGATCGACGACTTCGTGATCACCGGGCACGGCCGGATGATCTTCCTCCGCAATGCGCCGTCGCCCGGCGCGACCTCCTCGCTGGCGATCGCGGAATACGTCGTCGACCAGGCACTGGAGCGCGTGGCCGCCTGAACCTGCCGTCCGGATCGTAGGCTCAGGGAACGACGTAACCGGCGGCCGTGAAGAGCCGGTACCACTCCTGCCGCGTCAGCGGAATCTGCGAACCGGCGGCCGACTCCCTCACCCGGGACGGCTTGGTGGTGCCGAGTACCACCTGGATGTTCGCCGGGTGCCGGGTGATCCAGGCCACGGCGATACCGGTGGGCGTCACCTCGTACTTGCCGGCCAGCTCGTCCAGGACGTCGTTGAGTTCGGCGTAGTTCTCCCGATCACCGAGGAACACGCCGTCGAAGAAGCCCTTCTGGAACGGCGACCAGGCCTGCAAGGTGACGTCGTGCAGTCGGCTGTGATCGAGTAGCCCGTTGTCCCGGTCCACCGACTGGTCGAGACCGGCCATGTTGGCGGCGATCCCGGAAGCGAAGAGGGGAGCATGGGTGATGCTCAACTGCACCTGGTTGAAGGCCAGCGGCTGGTTGAGTGACCGCTTCAGCAGCTCGATCTGACCCGGTGTGTGGTTGGAGACGCCGAAATACCGGACCTTGCCCGCCGCGTGCAGCTGATCGAAGGCGGCCGCGACCTCCTCGGGCTCGACAAGGGTGTCCGGCCGGTGCAGCAACAGCACATCCAGATAGTCGGTCCGCAACGCCTCCAGGGACGCGTCCACCGAGCCGGTGATGTGCTCGGCGGAGAAGTCGAAATAGCCGCCCCGGATGCCGACCTTGGACTGGATGATCACCTGTTCGCGATCCTGCGCGGAGAAGGTGATCGCATCGCCGAAGCGCCGCTCGCAGCCGTGATCACCGCCGTAGATGTCGGCGTGGTCGAAGAAGTTGATCCCCTCGTCACGGGCGGTGTTGACCAGTTCGCGGATCTGATCATCGTCCAGCGACGAGATCCGCATCAACCCGAGAACCACATTGGAGGCCTGGAGATCGGTCCGGGCCGGCGTAAGCATCTTCACGTCGATCATCCTTGCCCATCACCTCCCGCGCGGCGACACGGGGTCGGCCCGGGTGGGTTGACCCGTTGCGGCGTACGGTGAACCGGTCAGCGCTCGGGTTCCGGAGGAAGTGAGCAATGTCAGCACAATCTCACGTCGAACGGTCAGATGCCGAACGATCAGCTGCCGAACGATCGAATGCCGAGCAGGACCGGCAGTTCGCCCAGGTCGTTCTGAATGATCATCGATTGGACCAGATCGACCGGTTCGTGCACGAGGACTTCGTCGAGGAGAATCCGCCGCCCGGGCAGGGACCCGGCCGGGACGGCCTCCGGGACTTCCTGCAGTCCTTCCAGGCCGCCTTCCCGGACCTGACCTGGACCGTCAAGGAACTCCTCGCCGAGGGCGACACTGTCGCCGCCTGGTCGGTCTGGGAGGGCACGCACTCCGGTGAGTACCTGGGCATCGCGCCGACCGGTCGTCGAGTGCGGGTCGAGGCGTGGACGTTCGACAAGTTCCGCGATGGTCGCCTGGCGTCGAGTCGGATCCTGATGGACATCTTCGGGCTGCTGCAGCAGTTGGGTGCGATCCCGGCTCAGTGACCCGTCGGAAGACCGGCAGCGATCAACCGTACGGCGGGCAGATCGGGCTCGGCGAAGGGCATCGCCGGCAGGTCGGCGTGGTGACGCCAGACCAGCTGATCATGATCTGTGCTGATCACCGGATCGGGCTCGAAGTCCTCGACCAGGTAGCAGCTCAACTCGATCGGGGCGCCGTCGACGATCGTGGTCGAGGTGTCCAGCCATGCCCCGACGGTGATCGACACGCCGAGTTCCTCGAGAATCTCCCGGTGCAGCGCCTGCTGCGGCGTCTCGCCCGGTTCGATCTTGCCACCGGGAAACTCCCAGCGTCCGCCGGCGGGCCGGTCGGTGCGCCGGCGGCACCCGAGCACCAGTCCGTCCCGCAGGAACACCGCTGCAACGACACGCACCGGACCGACCATGATCACCAGATCCGCGGATGGGCCGACCGATACTCCTCGGCCACGGCGGCCAGCCGTTCGTGGACGCCGCCGTACGGCTGGGTCGAGCCAAGTACCGACTTGGGGAACCTCGAGACGAAGGTGTAGTTGGGATCGCAGACGTTGGCCACCGGTGCGGTGCCGAGCTGGGACACCAGCTGATAGGCGTCGTACTGGTCGACCGGAAGCAGTTCCGTCACCCATTCGACCAGGTCCTTCTGGGAGATCCGATACGCGTCCTCGAGTGGTCGGATCGAACCCGTGCTCATGATCGAAGACGCATTCTCCAGCCGGGGCCAGGCCGGTGCGGCACCCTTGATCACCTCGACCGTGAACACCGTGTGCATGGCGCATTCCAGCCCGGTGCCGGTCACCTCCCCCTCGCCCTGCCGGGCATGGCCGTCGCCCAGTGCCAACAGCGCTCCGTCGACGTTGACCGGCAGGTACAGGGTGCTTCCGGCGCGCATCTCGGGTGTGTCCAGGTTGCCGCCGTAGGTCGACGGCACCACCACCAGTCGGGCCTCGCCGGCGGCCGGTGCCACACCGATGGTGCCGTGCATCGGATCCAACGGAAGGTCCAGGCCGAAGTCGCTGCTCAGTGCCGAGAACCGGGCGGTCCAGCGGTCGAGGTCCAGCTCGTAGAACCAGACCTTCTCCGGCAACGGGTCAGCCAGCAGGGCTGTTTCATGGGTCGGGGAAAGGGCACCGAAGTGCGGAAACAGGGACGAGATCGCGGTCGACCTCGATGGCACGATGTCGATGAAGTGGACGGCCAGCGCGTCACCCGGCTCCGCGCCCTCGACCTGGAACGGTCCCGACACGGGATTCAGTGCCTCGAACGGGACAACCTCGCTGGGCAGGTCTGCGGGGGTCCTGACCAACCCGCCGAAGCAGTCCTCGGTCGCGACCTGGACCACGTCACCGGGGGAGATACTGAGCCGGGCGGGCCCGGCGCCGAAGTGGTGGGCCCACTCGTCGGGCCCTGGTGTGTAACGGATGACGTTCATGACGACCGGCCCTTCCCTACCCGTTTGCTCCCATGCACCCGCCTCGGTACACGGTGGTCCCCATCATGCCCGAAGCAGTGTGGGTGCTCACCTGCAGCCGGTCCCTTCATCCGAGCCCGGATCCCGGCCCGGTTTGCGTGCCACAGACCGGGGTTCCACGCGATCTTGACGATCCACAGGGGTGGGCACTAGCTTCGAAGATCACGTTGATCAAGATCACTACGGACGGACTCAGCATGATCACCGGGAGACGGATCGTCGACCTGACGCTGGTGCTGGCCGAGGAACTGCCGGCGGCTTGGGCGACTCACATGCCGTACCAGCAGAAGACGTTCAACTACTTCACAGACCGCGATGATCAAGTCGCGCCGCTGAAGAGCGAGACCGGGCCGTACCAGACCCGCTGGTTGCTGATCGACGAACACACCGGCACCCACATCGACGCTCCCGCCCACTTCATTCCCGAACCTGGAACCGGTCTGCCCGACGCCGGGCCGGCCGGCACCGTCACCGTTGAGCAGATCCCGCTCGACCGCCTGATCGGCCCCGCTGCGGTGTTCGACATCGCCGACGATCTTCCGGGTTCCGCGCCCGGTGTCTCGCCGGTGATCACCGACCGGCTGATCGTCGATTGGGAAGCTCAGCACGGCCGGCTGGCGGACGGCGACATCGTGCTCTTCCGTACCGGATGGGACCGGCACTACCGACCGGGTCCGGCAGGCAGGGCCTACAGCCACGGCCCGCTGGTCACCCGGACGGAGCCCGGCTGGCCGGCACCCGACGTGGCGGCCATGCAGTTGATCATGGACCGAGGAGTCCGCTGTGTCGGCACCGACGGCGCCAGCATGGGCTCGGCCGACAACGGCGCACCGGTCCACCGGCTGGCGCTGGCGGACGGGGTCGCGTTCATCGAGGCGCTGGCCGGACTCGATCAGCTTCCGGTGCGGGGTGCGACGTTCTGTTTTGCGCCGTTGAAGGTGGCGCGGGGTACAGGAGCGCCTGGGCGGGCCTTCGCCTGGCTCCCGGACTGAGTCGCTGCTCCAGCCGCCCGGGACGCCGCTCCGAATGACCCGCCGAATCGGGTCACAGGCCGAATCGGATGACAGGGAGGTCGAGGATGGCAGAGGAAACGTACTGAGCACGACCGAGGAACGCGACCGCGGATATACCGTCTACCTGATCGTGATCGCGGTGCTGGGCTGGTCGCTCGCCTCCTACGACTCCAACATCCTCACGCTGACGATGCCGGACATCGCCTCGGAGTTCCGGCTCTCCTCGGGCATCCTGGGTGTGCTCGGCTTCATCGTCTACGGCGCGGAGTTCATCCTTGCGCTGTTCGTCGGCTGGGGCATGGACCGCCGGGGACGCAAATGGATGTGGATGTTCTGTCTGCTGCTGGCGGCACTGTTCACCGGCCTGACCTTCTTCGTGCAGAGCTTCTGGCAGCTGGCCGTCGTCCGTGCGCTGGCCTCAGGATTCGCCCAGGCCGAGCTGGCCGTGTCGATCACGCTGGTCAACGAGCAGGTGCCGTCGCGGCGCCGGGGGTTGTTGTATTCCATAGTGCAGGGCGGCTGGCCGATCGGTGTCTTCCTGGTGTCCGGTCTGTATCTGCTGGTCGGCGGATGGGGCTGGCGGACCGTCTACCTGTTCGGCGTCATCCCGTTGATCCTGGTCGCGGTCGGCCGGCTGTGGATCAAGGAGTCGGAACGCTTCCTGCACCTGCGAGCCATGCGCCGAAGCGGTGGCAGCCGGGGACCGGCAGACGGTCGACCGGCTCCAGGCCGAACGCCCGATGGCGGCCGAGGAACTGCAGCGGGGATCGGTCCGGCAACTGTTCGCCACACCCGGTCCGGTCCGGACGACACTGATCCGGCTGACGATCACCTGGCTGTGTTATGCCACCTCCTTCGTCGCCACGAACGTGTACATCACCTACTGGCTGACCACGGTCAAGGGTTGGACAGCGTCCCAGGCCGCCACCCTGCTGTTGGTCTGCGGCGGCATCGGCTTCTTCTTCTACCTGCTGGGCGGGCTGCTCGGCGAGCGTTTCGGCCGGCGGAACGTCCTGGTCATCTCCGGAATCCTGGTCGGCCCGCTGAACCTCGTGCTGTTCCTGGTGGACAGCCACGTCTGGGTCGCCGTGGTGTTCTTCCTCGTCTACCAGGCGACCAACGGGACCTGGTCCGGCGCCGGGTACGCCTATCAGGCCGAGTCCTTCCCGACCCGGGTCCGAGCACCCGCCATCGGCTGGATGGGTGCAATGTTCGTCGGCGGGTTGATGCTCGGCAGTCTGTTGTGGACCGTTCTCAACGAAGCCTGGACGCTGACCGTCGCGTGGTTGGTGATCGGGGTCGCGGTGGGTATTGCGCAGGGGGTGGCGACCTTCTTCCTGCCCAATATCCGACCGGGACAGGAACTGGAGCAGATCGCTACGTGACTCGCCACCCTGAGTCGCCCCACGAACCGCCTCGAAGTTCGCCCGTGACAGGATCACAGCCGACCCGACACCCGTCCCCAGGAGGATTGTTCATGGCTCAGCCGACCGAGTTCCCCGACCAGCGGACCGCAGTGATCACCGGCGGCGCCTCCGAACGCGGCATCGGCAAGGCGACCGCGCGCCGGCTCGCCGCCGCGGGTTGGTCGGTCGCGATCATGGATGTCTCGGTGACCGACGCCGAGCGTACGGCGGAGGAGATCAGTTCGCGCTACGACGTGCGCGCTGTCGGGGTCGGTGCCGACGTTGCCGATCCCGAGTCGGTCGACGCGGCGTTCGGCATCATCGAGCGTGAGCTGCCGCCGGTCGTCGGGCTGGCCAACGTCGCCGGGATCAGCTCACCGACGCCGTTCATGGAAACCACCGTCGCGGAGTGGGATCGGGTGATGGCGATCAACCTGCGCGGCGCGTTCGTCGTCACCCAGCGAGCGCTGCACGGCATGATCGACCGGCGACTGGGACGGATCGTCAGCATCTCCTCGATCTCGGCCCAGCGGGGCGGCGGAACCTATTCCAAGGTCGCCTACAGCGCCTCCAAGGCCGGCCTGCTCGGCTTCACTCGGGCGGTCGCCCGTGAGGTGGGTGAGTACGGCGTCACCGTGAATGCCGTGGCACCGGGTCCGATCGACACCGACATCATGGGTGGCACGCTGACCGACGACCGCAAGGCCGAGATGTCGGCGGGCGGCATGCTCGGCCGGGTCGGTACCCCGGATGAGGTCGCTGCCCTGATCGCCTTCCTGCTCGGCCCGGACGCCGGCTACATCACCGCCGCGACCTACGACATCAACGGCGGCATCCAGATCTCGTAGTCCATTCCGGTTCTCCGGGCGGTTCTGGAACCTAGAGACTGCCCATCAGGTTCAGGAAATGCTGGGTGAAGGCGGAGGCGTCGACGGCCACGGCGATCCGGGCGTTCGGAGCCGGTGGGTTCGCCGAGCGGAGCAGGTCGGTGATCATCATCCCGCGCCCGGGTACGTCGCCGGTGATCACATCGACACGCGCGTCCGCCCAGGTGATCAACTCCGGATGGGTGATCGCCGCCACCGCCAGCGGATCGTGCATCGCGCAGGAGTCCTGGTCCTGCGGACTGCCGGGCTGATTCCGGCGTTGATGATCGATCCACGCCTGCGTCGCGGCGCCGGCGAACGGTGCGAAGTCGCCGGGTGCCGAGGACAGCCGCCGGGCATCGGCTCGGGTCAGGCGTACCTGCAGGGTGACGTCCAGACCGACCCAGCGTTGCCTAGCTCCGCTGCGCAGTACGGCGGCCGCGGCTTCGGGATCGCTCCAGACGTTGAACTCGCCGGGCATCCCGCTCTCCCCGGTGATCCCGAGGAACACCCCGCCCATGATCACGATCTCCTTGACCGCGGACGCCAGGCCCGGCTCGATCGCCAGCGCCGCAGCAACATTGGTCAGCGGGCCGATCGCGACCACATCGATCTCCCCGGGCTCGGCCATGATCTTTTCGGCGAGCAGCGCCGGGGCATAGCCGGGCGCCGGGGAGAGGCCGATCCCGTAGGAGCCCGTCACCTCCTGCGGAGCCGGACGCCTGGTCTCGGGATGGATCAGCGGTGTTGCGGCGCCCTTGACCACCGGCACGTCGTGGACACCCAGCCGGCGGAGCAGTTCGAGGCTGAGCACCGTGGCACTGTCCACATCGGTGTTGCCGTTGACCGTGGAGACCAGTTCCAGTTGCAGCTCAGGGTCGGCGTGGGCCAGCGCCAGCGCGAAGCCGTCGTCGATGTCCGAGCCCGGTGCGCCCATGGCCAGATCGGTGTCGAGAATGATCTTGTTCATCAGCTGCAGTACATCACGTCAGGTGGTACTACGTCGATGACCGATCCTGGTCGCGCAGGTGATGGGGTGACCCGGCTGGTGCAGGAGAGCACCGGCAAGGCAGACTAGGCAGCGGTGGGAAGCCCGGCCCGCCGGTGAACCGTCAAGATCGTCGTACCCCCATGCGGGGACGGCAGACGAAAGGGCAGGTGGATGACGTCGGTAGGACCCGCGGTCGACCAGCAGATCTTCGATCCCGGCGACGACCCGCAGCTCGAACGACTGGACCGGCAGTTCGCCGGCGTCGGTAGGCTGGGCGTCGCCTTCTCCGGGGGTGTCGACTCATCGGTCCTGTTGGCGGCGGCGGTGCGCAAGCTCGGCGCCGACCGAGTCATCGCGATCCTCGGAGTCTCACCCAGCCTTGCCAGCTCCGAACGTGCCGCCGCCCATGAGGTGGCCCGTTTCATCGGAGCACCGGTGATCGAGGTGGAGACCCACGAGGGGGACCGGCCCGAATACCGCGCCAACGGCGCGGACCGCTGCTTCTTCTGCAAGGACGAGTTGTTCACCCGCATCGACGACCAGCTGGTGGCCGAACACGCCCTGGACGCGGTCGCGTACGGCGAGAACGCCGACGACGCACTCCGACCGGACCGGCCGGGCGCGACTGCCGCGACCCAGCATCGGGTGCTGCGTCCCCTGGCCGATGCAGGTCTGGACAAGGCAGCGGTACGCCGACTGGCCCGCGCCTGGCAGCTGCCGTCGGCGGACAAGCCTGCCGCGCCCTGCCTGGCGTCCCGGATCCCGCACCACCAGGAAGTCACCCCGGAGAAGCTGCAGCAGGTCGACCAGGCCGAGGCCGGACTTCGGGAGCTCGGCTTCACCGACTTCCGGGTCCGCCACCACGGCGAGATCGCCCGGATCGAACTGCCCGCCGCTGACCTGGTCCGGGCGGTCACCCCACCGCTGTCCGGCGACATCCGCCGCACCATCCAACGGGCCGGCTTCCGCTACGCCGCTGTCGATCTCGGCGGCATGCAGTCCGGCGCCTTCACCCTGACCGTGCTCGGCCAACACCATGACTGAGCCGCACCACAAGGCTGTGCCGGAGGCCCGGTCCGAGTCCCTGGTCCCGGGCGACCCGTTGGAGGGCATCGCGGATCTCGACCTCGGGCGGGCGCACCGCCGCGGCTACCCCGAGGCGGTGTTCTGCGAGGGCAAGAGCGTCGACCAGGTCGCCGCGATCGCCGGCGTTCTCGCCCGGCACCCCGAGCAGATCACGCTGTTCACCCGCGCCTGCGAACAACAGGCCAAGGCGATCCTCGGCGTGCTGCCCGACGCCCACTGGGACCAGACCGCACGGCTGGTCGCCTGGCCGCCGGCGGTCCCGGAACCGACTGGAGGACGCGTCCTGGTGCTGTGTGCCGGCACGTCCGATCTGCCGGTGGCCCGGGAGGCGGTGCTCACCGCCCGCTACCTGGGACGGGACGCCGAGCTGGTCGCCGACGTCGGAGTCGCCGGGTTGCACCGGGTGCTATCGAAACTCGACCTGCTCCGTGAGGCCCGGGTCATCGTCGTCGCGGCGGGAATGGACGGTGCGCTGCCCAGTGTCGTTGCAGGCCTGGTCAGCTGCCCGGTCGTCGCCGTGCCCACCTCCGTCGGGTACGGCGCAGCCTTCGGCGGGATCGCGCCGTTGCTGTCGATGCTGAACGCCTGCGCTCCGGGCGTTGCCGTGGTCAACATCGACAACGGCTACGGTGCCGGTCACCTGGCAGCGCAGATCAGCTCCCCGGACCAGACCTCGCCCGAGGCGACCGATGGCTGAACCGGGCGCACGGCATGCCTGGATCGACGCCTCGGCGGGCGTCGCCGGTGACATGCTGCTCGGCGCGTTGATCGATGCCGGTGCCGACCTCGACGTCGTCCAGCGGTGCATCGACGCGGTCGTCGGCGATGCTGTCCGGCTGCGGCGCGAACGGGTGACCCGTGCCGGAATCGCCGCGACCAAGGTGCACGTCGACCTGCTGGTCGCCGATCCTCCGCACCGGACCTGGCGCACGATCCGGGGCATGCTCGCCGAAGCCGACCTTCCCGAACCGGTACGCCGCCGGGCGACCGCCGTCTTCGCCCGTCTGGCCGACGCCGAGGCACAGGTGCACGGCACCGGCCCGGAGCAGATCCATTTCCACGAGGTGGGTGCGCTGGATTCGATCGCCGACATCGTCGGCGTCTGCGCCGGACTCGCTGATCTGGGAATCAGCGCGATCACCGGCAGCCGGGTCGCCGTCGGTTCCGGCACGGTGAAGGCCGCTCACGGCAGGATCCCGGTCCCGGTGCCGGCCGTCACCCGGCTGGCCGCCGGCTGGGAGATCGTTGCCGGCGGCGAGGGGGAGTTGACCACGCCGACCGGCATGGCGCTGATGGTCACGCTGTCCGCCGAGTGCACCGATCTCCCGGCGATGCGGATGCAGACCGTCGGCCTCGGCGCCGGCACCAAGGATTTCGACGGCCGCGCCAATGTCACCCGGATCCTGATCGGCGACCCGGCCGCCGCATCCGCGACCGATGACGGTGACCCGGCGGTGCTGCTCGAGGCGAACGTCGATGATCTTGATCCGCGTCTGTGGCCCGGTGTGCTCGCCGACCTGCTGTCGGCCGGCGCCTCCGATGCTTGGATGATCCCGATCACCATGAAGAAGGGCGGCCCGCCCACACGCTCGCCGTATTGGCCCATCCCTCGGCCGCGGGAAGGCTTCGGGAAATGATCTTCGACCGGACCAGCACGATCGGTGTTCGGCAGCAGGACTACCGCAAGTTCGCACAGCCCCGCGCCTGGGTCAGGACCAATGTCACTGACGGGCCGGTGATGATCAAACTCGCCCACCGCAACGGCGTCATCCAACAGGCGACTCCGGAGTTCGACGACGTCAGCCGACTGGCGGCCTCCGTCGGGAAGCCGGCCAGGGTCGTCCTCTCCGAGGCGGTCGCGGCGGCCTGGTCGGCCGGTCTGCGCCCTGGTGACCAGGTGCCGGAGAACGCCCAGAGCCACCGCGACGGCAGGAAACCAATCACCGGATCCGTGAGCCCGGATGCCACCACCACACCAACAACGCAGGAGGACAGATCATGATCCCCACCTTGAATTTCGGCCGGACCGGGCACGAGTCGACCCGGATCATCTTCGGTGCTGCGGCTTTGTCCGACGTGACCCAGGACGAGGCGGACCAGACCTTCGAGTTGATCCGCCGGCACGGCATCAACCACATCGACACGGCCGCCAGCTACGGCGCCGCCGAGGATCGGCTCGGCCCGTTCATCGCCGAGCACCGCGACGAGTACTTCCTCGCCTCCAAGACCGGTGACCGCACCCGTGACGAGGCGTACGCATCGATCCAGCGGTCGCTGGAGCGGATGCGTACCGATCATCTCGACCTGATCCAGTTGCACAACCTGGTCGACGAGGAGGAGCGACAGACCGCCCTGGGCCCGGGTGGGGCGCTGGAGGCCTGCGTGCAGGCACGCGACGAGGGTCTGGTGACCTACATCGGGATCACCGGTCACGGAACGACGGTCGCCGCCCAGCACTACAAGTCGCTGCAGGTGTTCGACTTCGACTCCGTGTTGTGCCCGTACAACTTCCCGATGAGCCGCAACGAGCAGTACATCGCCGACTGGCAGCGGCTCTACGAGTACTGCCAGGAGAAGAACGTCGCGTTCCAGACGATCAAGTCGATCACCCGGGCGCCCTGGCAGGAGGGCAAGGAGCACTTCGCGGCCACCTGGTACGAGCCGCTGCAGGACCAGTCAGCCATCGACACCGCCGTCGGCTGGGTCCTCGGCCAGCCGGGCGTCTTCCTGAACACGGTCGGCGACATCCACATCCTGCCCAAGGTGCTGGACGCCGCGGAGCGGTTCACCGCCCGGCCCGACGAGGCAGCGATGGCCGAACTGGAACGGGCGTGGGGGATGGAACCGCTCTTTGTCTAATCCGATTCCACAACGCAAGCCGTCCAGCGATCATCCAACCGACCCGGCCTGGTCCGAGATCCTCGATCTCGGGCCACGGCCGGATCGTAAACCGGCGGACGAACGGCAGCGCAGCTACGGCTGGAGCGACCCGGCCGAGCTGGCCCGGATCGCGCCGCAGACCACCGGGTTGCAGTTCCTGCAGAAGATGATCAACGGCGAGGTGCCCAGCGCTGCACTCAGCCGGACCCTGGCATTCGATCTTGTCGAAGCCGAACCCGGACGGGCAGTGATCATCTCCCGGCCGGCCGAGTTCCAGTGCAACGCGATCGGCACCGTACACGGCGGCGTGATCGCATCCTGGGCGGACACCGCCATGGGCTATGCGATCCAGACCCGGCTGCCGAAGGGCACAAGCCTGACCACCCTCGACATCCAGGTGCGCTATCTCCGGCCGGTCCGTCCCGAGGATGCGCCGGTCAAGATCACCGGACTCGCCGAACACGTCGGACGGCGCACCGGCACCGCCCGGGCAGAGGTGTACGACGATCGCCGCCGACTGCTGGCCACCGCAACCACCAGCTGCCTGGTCCTCGGTCCCTCCTGACCACGGGCCGGCCGCTCGGCCGCAGTGCCCGCCGCGGTCAAGATTGTCCCCGGCAACCCCGTCGGCGGAGATTCTCCCGTTTCCCAGCGCGATCACCATCCCCCGTGCTTTGATCGCAGACGACGGATCGGACGGCGACTTGTCGACCGACTGCTCCAGGCGGTGCGCTGACGCATCGTGGGGGATTCGGCGTCTTCGGGGGGAGATTGTCGTGTACGTCAAATCGCGCGCGCGTGCGCTCGGCCAGGGACGGCGGACCGGTTCCGGCCACCGGCCGATCGCGCTGGTCATCGCCATCACCCTGATCCTCGGAATGCTCGGCAGTTGGCCACTGGCCCAGACCGCCAGGGCGGCCACCTGCCCGTGCACGATCTTCGGCACCAGGACGCCGGGCACGCTCGCCGACCCCGACACGTCCGCGGTCGAACTCGGCGTCAAGTTCCGCGCCGATCAGGACGGCTTCGTCACCGGGATCCGCTTCTACAAGGGATCCGGGAACACCGGCACCCACACCGGTTCGCTGTGGAACACCGCGGGCAACCGGCTGGCGACCGTGACGTTCACCGGTGAGAGTGGTTCGGGCTGGCAGCAGGCGGAATTCGCGACGCCGGTTCCGGTCACCGCCAACACGACCTACGTGGCGTCCTACTATGCGCCGGCCGGTCACTACTCGTCCGACAACAACTTCTTCTCCTCCGCCGGCACGGTCAGTTCACCGCTCACCGCGCTACAGGACGGGACCGACGGTGGGAACGGCGTCTACCGGTACGGCGTCGGCGGCGGCTTCCCCAACAGCACGTACCAGGGGTCGAACTACTGGGTGGACGTTGTGTTCAATTCCAGCGGAGTCGACACCACCAAGCCGACGGTCACCGACCGCCAGCCTGCTGCCGGGACGACAGGTGTCCCGGTCGGCGCGTCGGTGACGGCCACCTTCAGTGAGGCGATCCAGCAGTCGAGCATCGCCTTCACGCTGGCCGGTCCGTCCGCGGTTCCGGCGACGGTGAGCTATGACCCGGACAATCGGAGGGCCACGCTCACGCCCAACGCTGCGCTGGCGACGTCCACCACCTACACGGCCAGCCTCAGCGGTGCCCGCG
This window harbors:
- a CDS encoding MFS transporter → MAAGDRQTVDRLQAERPMAAEELQRGSVRQLFATPGPVRTTLIRLTITWLCYATSFVATNVYITYWLTTVKGWTASQAATLLLVCGGIGFFFYLLGGLLGERFGRRNVLVISGILVGPLNLVLFLVDSHVWVAVVFFLVYQATNGTWSGAGYAYQAESFPTRVRAPAIGWMGAMFVGGLMLGSLLWTVLNEAWTLTVAWLVIGVAVGIAQGVATFFLPNIRPGQELEQIAT
- the lhgO gene encoding L-2-hydroxyglutarate oxidase, producing MGVKLERVAVVGGGIIGMATARELANRTDAEVTVLEKEPDIGGHQTGHNSGVVHAGLYYQPGSLKARLCRRGTELLQTFAEQAGISYDACGKLVVARTEQERPRLEAIFERSVRNGVPDVSIVDADELTAIEPEVSGVAGIHSPHTAIIDYVAVCRALAADLQRSGGRIRTGAEVTGIARTGDGVRLTTGGETEAYDLVVGCAGLQSDRLARQAGDQTDPRIVPFFGDYYLLRPERRSLVRGLVYPVPDPRYPFLGIHLTKRHDGEVMVGPNAFLAASRESYRRTAISPRDLVSAATYPGLWRFAAGNARTAIKEARRAFTRSAFIAEAQTYVPALTAADVIRGLRGIRAQAMDRTGSLIDDFVITGHGRMIFLRNAPSPGATSSLAIAEYVVDQALERVAA
- a CDS encoding aldo/keto reductase family oxidoreductase; amino-acid sequence: MLTPARTDLQASNVVLGLMRISSLDDDQIRELVNTARDEGINFFDHADIYGGDHGCERRFGDAITFSAQDREQVIIQSKVGIRGGYFDFSAEHITGSVDASLEALRTDYLDVLLLHRPDTLVEPEEVAAAFDQLHAAGKVRYFGVSNHTPGQIELLKRSLNQPLAFNQVQLSITHAPLFASGIAANMAGLDQSVDRDNGLLDHSRLHDVTLQAWSPFQKGFFDGVFLGDRENYAELNDVLDELAGKYEVTPTGIAVAWITRHPANIQVVLGTTKPSRVRESAAGSQIPLTRQEWYRLFTAAGYVVP
- a CDS encoding cyclase family protein; translated protein: MPEAVWVLTCSRSLHPSPDPGPVCVPQTGVPRDLDDPQGWALASKITLIKITTDGLSMITGRRIVDLTLVLAEELPAAWATHMPYQQKTFNYFTDRDDQVAPLKSETGPYQTRWLLIDEHTGTHIDAPAHFIPEPGTGLPDAGPAGTVTVEQIPLDRLIGPAAVFDIADDLPGSAPGVSPVITDRLIVDWEAQHGRLADGDIVLFRTGWDRHYRPGPAGRAYSHGPLVTRTEPGWPAPDVAAMQLIMDRGVRCVGTDGASMGSADNGAPVHRLALADGVAFIEALAGLDQLPVRGATFCFAPLKVARGTGAPGRAFAWLPD
- a CDS encoding ester cyclase, which gives rise to MSAQSHVERSDAERSAAERSNAEQDRQFAQVVLNDHRLDQIDRFVHEDFVEENPPPGQGPGRDGLRDFLQSFQAAFPDLTWTVKELLAEGDTVAAWSVWEGTHSGEYLGIAPTGRRVRVEAWTFDKFRDGRLASSRILMDIFGLLQQLGAIPAQ
- a CDS encoding acetamidase/formamidase family protein, which encodes MNVIRYTPGPDEWAHHFGAGPARLSISPGDVVQVATEDCFGGLVRTPADLPSEVVPFEALNPVSGPFQVEGAEPGDALAVHFIDIVPSRSTAISSLFPHFGALSPTHETALLADPLPEKVWFYELDLDRWTARFSALSSDFGLDLPLDPMHGTIGVAPAAGEARLVVVPSTYGGNLDTPEMRAGSTLYLPVNVDGALLALGDGHARQGEGEVTGTGLECAMHTVFTVEVIKGAAPAWPRLENASSIMSTGSIRPLEDAYRISQKDLVEWVTELLPVDQYDAYQLVSQLGTAPVANVCDPNYTFVSRFPKSVLGSTQPYGGVHERLAAVAEEYRSAHPRIW
- a CDS encoding (deoxy)nucleoside triphosphate pyrophosphohydrolase; its protein translation is MRVVAAVFLRDGLVLGCRRRTDRPAGGRWEFPGGKIEPGETPQQALHREILEELGVSITVGAWLDTSTTIVDGAPIELSCYLVEDFEPDPVISTDHDQLVWRHHADLPAMPFAEPDLPAVRLIAAGLPTGH